The following nucleotide sequence is from Bacillota bacterium.
ACTGGAATATCCCGTGGCGTCCCGGGCCAGCAAAACCAGGTGATAACCGCCCTCCAGGGTCAGTTCTACTCCCTGGATGGCCTTCATGCCCATCCTTTCAGCTGCCTGCCTGAAGGCCATAGCCCCCGCCATGCTGTCGTGGTCGGTTATGGCCATGGCAGGCATGCCCATGGACGATGCCCGCTCCAGCAAGGCCTTCACAGGGCTGGCACCGTCCAGGAAGGAAAAGGGGGAATGAACGTGAAGATGGCAGAACATGGCGCCTCCCTCAATCGTAGACCTTGTAGAGGAACCACTCTTCCCCGGCCCGGTATATCTCAAGGAGGCTGCCGTCTGAGAGCCTCAAGCGGTAGAAGAGCTTCTCGGTTTCCCCCTGCCACCACTCCCCTGTGTCCCGCCAGAGCTCCATGATATCAACTACCGGGTGCCAGCGCCCCTTCCACAGGATGGACCGGGGGTTATCACCGGCGGCCTTCACCCTCACCCTGCGGCTCATACCGTCCACCCCTCAAGGGGTCCCACAGGGCCAGCACCCTCTCCCTGCGCCCCAGCTCCTTACCGGCGCTTATGATAGAAGAGCCGTACCTCCGCTTCAGACCACTAATCACGTTATCCAGGCCTTCCGGTTTCCCAAAGAGAACCCCCTGGCTGATACTGGCAGGGCCGAAAT
It contains:
- a CDS encoding DUF6504 family protein, which produces MSRRVRVKAAGDNPRSILWKGRWHPVVDIMELWRDTGEWWQGETEKLFYRLRLSDGSLLEIYRAGEEWFLYKVYD